CGAGGTCGAAACCTACAACGACGGCCAACAGGCATTGGACGCCTTCAACAAGAAGCTCCCCGATATGGCCGTCTTCGACATCAAGATGCCCCGCATGGACGGCATGGACCTGCTTCAGCGGGTGCGCCAGAAAACCAACATGCCGGTGATCTTCCTCACCTCCAAGGACGACGAGATCGACGAGGTTCTGGGCCTGCGCATGGGCGCTGACGACTATGTGAAGAAACCGTTTTCCCAGCGTCTTCTGGTCGAACGCATCCGGGCGCTCCTGCGCCGTCAGGAAGCGATCGAAGGCGTGGTCATGCCGGACACCGAGGAAAACAAGGTCATGCAGCGCGGCCAGCTGACCATGGATCCGCTGCGTCACGCGGTGACCTGGAAAGGGCGCGACGTGTCGCTCAC
The Maritimibacter sp. DP1N21-5 DNA segment above includes these coding regions:
- a CDS encoding response regulator transcription factor — its product is MSRIALVDDDRNILTSVSMTLEAEGFEVETYNDGQQALDAFNKKLPDMAVFDIKMPRMDGMDLLQRVRQKTNMPVIFLTSKDDEIDEVLGLRMGADDYVKKPFSQRLLVERIRALLRRQEAIEGVVMPDTEENKVMQRGQLTMDPLRHAVTWKGRDVSLTVTEFLLLQALAQRPGFVKSRDQLMDVAYDDQVYVDDRTIDSHIKRLRKKMRTVDDEFSAIETLYGIGYRYNEE